CGATGCAGTCCTCGATCACGGCCTGGTAGACGCCGGCGTACGACGAGTCAGGGATGACGGCGAGCGTGTCGGCCTCGGCGCCGTCCGGGCCCCACATGTGGCCGGAGGTGCGGATCATCGCGGGCATGGAGGCGTCGACGATGACGTCGGAGGGGACGTGGAGGTTCGTGATGCCCTTGTCGGAGTTCACCATCGCGAGCGTCGGGCCGTCGGCCAGCCCCTTGTCGAAGGCGGCGCGGATCTCGGCGCCGTTCGGGAGCGCATCGAGACCGGCGAGGATCGCGCCGAGGCCGTCGTTGGGGGAGAGGCCGGCGGAGGCGAGGTCGTCGCCGTAGGTGGCGAAGACCTCGGGGAAGAAGGCCCGGATCACGTGACCGAAGATGATCGGGTCGGAGACCTTCATCATCGTGGCCTTCAGGTGGACCGAGAACAGGACGCCGGACGCCTTCGCGGCGGCGATCTGCTCGGTGAGGAACGCGTCGAGGGCCGCGGCGCGGAGCACGCTGCCGTCGACGACCTCGCCGGCCAGCACCTTCAGCCCGGACTTCAGGACCTGCTCGCCGGCGGCGGTGCGCAGCCGGATCGTCAGGACGTCGTCGGCGCCCATCACCACGGACTGCTCGTTGTGGCGGAAGTCGTCGGCGTCCATCGTCGCCACCGAGGTCTGCGAGTCGGCGCTCCAGGCGCCCATGCGGTGCGGGTTCTTGCGGGCGTAGTTCTTGACGGACTCGGGCGCGCGGCGGTCGGAGTTGCCCTCGCGCAGCACAGGGTTCACGGCCGAGCCCTTGACGCGGTCGTAGCGGGTGCGGATGTCGCGCTCCTCGTCGGTGGCCGGATCCTCGGGGTAGTCCGGGATCGCGAAGCCTTGCGCCTGCAACTCGGCGACGGCGGCCTTCAGCTGCGGAACGGATGCCGAGATGTTCGGCAGCTTGATGATGTTGGCCTCCGGGGTGGTGGCCAGGGCGCCGAGCTCGGACAGCGCGTCAGGGGTCTGCTGGTCGGCAGGCAGAAGATCGGGGAACTGGGCGAGGATCCGGCCCGCCAACGAGATGTCGCGCGTCTCCACCTCGACCCCGGCCTGCCCGCGAAAGCGGTGACAATAGGGAGGAACGAGTAGGTTGCGAGCAGCGGTGCCTCGTCGGTGAGGGTGTAGATGATCTTGCCCATGGCGTAGTTCTCCTCAGGGTTGGATGGCCCACAGCTTAGTGGGCCGCGCCGGGACGCGGGCCGCTGCGAGCGGCGTCTCAGCCTGCCGGGCGGGTCTTTGGACTAACCGGGGGGATTGGGTAGCCTGTACCCCACGAGTTATTGATCAGATTCCGCGGCGAGACCGCGAGGGACAAGGCAAGGGGGTCGACCCGATATGGGGCGCGGCCGTGCAAAGGCAAAGCAGACGAAGGTGGCTCGCGATCTGAAGTATCGCCCGGTGTCCACCGATTTCGCATCACTGGAGCGCGAGCTACGAGGAGACGGTCTGCCCGACCTCGATGACGTCACGGACGACTCCGCAGAGGAGTCGGACGAGTACGGCGGCTACGCAGACTACTCGCAGTATCTCGACGACGACGAGGACGACGAGCGCCGCTCGTCGTGACCTGTCGTGCCCATCAGTATCTGGGCGCCTGACTCGGAACTTCCGGGTTACGAGCAACTCACGATCCCGCTTCCTGACGAGCCGACCTATGCGCTCGAGCAGTCCGGGACGCTCGTCGCCACCCTGGTGCGGCGCAATGCGCCCACCGGGCGGCGGGCGGTGCTCTACGTGCACGGCTGGAACGACTACTTCTTCCAGGCGCATCTGGCCGACGAGATGGCGCGGCTCGGGTACGACTTCTACGCGCTCGAGCTGCGCCGCTACGGTCGTTCGCTGCGGCCGAAGCAGTTGGCGGGCTACATCGCGAAGCTCGACGACTACTTCGTCGAGCTCGACCTCGCCGTCGACCTCATCCGCGGCGAGGGGCACGACGACCTCGTGCTGATGGCCCACTCGACAGGCGGGCTGATCTCGGTGCTGTACGCCAACGAGCGGCCGGGCACCTTCACGGGCATGATCCTGAACTCGCCGTGGCTGGAGCTGCAGGCGAACCCGATGCTCCGCTCGGCCACGCAGCCGATGTTCAGCGCGGCGGGCGCGGTGGCGCCGACGACCGCCGTCCCGATGGGCGACAACGGCATCTACCACCGGGCGATCGACATCGACCAGGACGGGGAGTGGGTCTACAACCACAACCTGAAGGGCGATCCGGCGTTCCTGGTGCGGCTGGGGTGGCTGGCCGCCGTCCTGCAGGGGCATGCGCGCGTCGCCGCCGGCCTCGACATCGACTGCCCGATCCTCGTGGCCATCTCCGAGGTGTCCGACTTCCGCCGCCGCTGGGACGAGGCGCTCCTGGGTGCCGACACCGTCCTCGACGTCGACCGCATCGCCGAGCGGACCACGGCACTCGGGAACCTCGTGGTGTTGGCCAGGATCGAGGGTGGTCTGCATGATCTGGTGCTGTCACGCCCGGATGTCCGGGCCGCTGTGTTCGACCAGTACGCCCGCTTCCTCCGTGCCTACGCCACCTGACGCCGTCGTCCGGCGGACGCAGGAGTCGACCTTCGTCCTCATTTGAGCGACCCGGCGTGGTACCTCACTGTCAAGTCCCCGCGTAGGTGGGGGCCTTACCTCAGATATTTTTCCCCGGGAAGCTGGGGGCTAGGCGGCTCGGGTTTTGAGGCCTGCGGGGTCGGGTGCTTTCCAGCTGATCTGGTCTTGGAGGCGGCGGGTCTTCCCGGCTGCGAGGCGGGTGAGTTCTTGTTGGATGAGGTTGATGCGGTGGGCCATGTCGGCTGGTCGGAGGTTGGCTTTTCGGGCGGCGAGTTCGGCCTGTTGGGTGGGGTTGAGGACGCCGGCGGCGAGGAGTCGCTGGTAGGGGGAGCTGGGCTTGTCGTAGAGCCGTTTGCGGCGGCCGACGGTGTCGGTGGACCAGCCGATGGGTTTCTTGGTAGGGGTGAAGAAGTTCAACCGGTCACAGACCAGTGTCCATAGCTGGTTGAGTAGCTCCAGCTCTAGCTTGGTGTCGTAGCGGTGGTAGAAGCCGTAGCGGCGGACGAGGTGGTTGTTCTTCGACTCGATGGTGGCCTGATCGTTCTTCTTGTAGGGCCGTGACCGGGTGAAGAACACGTCTCGCTGGCCGGCCCAGCCGACGAGGTCGTGGTTGATGAATTCTGACCCGTTGTCGCAGTCGATGCCGGTCACGGCGAACGGAACGTGCTCGATGAACGTGTCGAACGCGGCCAGGACATGGACCGCGGCGTTGTTGCGGATCGCGCGGGTGAACACCCAGCCGGTGTGGATGTCGGTGAAGTTCACGGTGCGGGCGAACTCGCCCTTCAGGGTGGGGCCGCAGTGGGCGACGGTGTCGACCTCGAAGAACCCGGGTTCGGCTTCGACCTCATCGCCGGCTTTGCGGATACTGATCGAGTTGCGCAGCATCGTGCCCGGTCGGGTGGTGGTCTTGCCGCGGATCGGGTCTTTTGCTCTGGCGGGGGCCAGGTATCGGTCGATCGTGGCTGCTGACATCTGTTCCAACTCGGACCGTACTGCAGCGCTGTAGCGGTCTTCTCCCTGGATCAGAGCGCCTTCGGTTTCGAGGGCGTCGAGCCAGTCGGTCATGGCCGGGGCGAGGTACTGCCCGCAGCTGCCGCCCGAGGCCGCCCATACTCTCTGCAACACGATCAGCGCATCGTAGGAGTACTTCCGTGGCTTGGTGCGGCGGCGATCGATCACCGCGACCGTCGCGCTGGCCCGGCCGGGAGGCTGCCGGAGGCGGGCCACCAACTGTTGGCGGGCATGGTCCCGGTTCCAGCCCGTGACCTCGACCACCTGGTCCAGGATCTGTGACTTGCCCTTCTTCGGTGCCGCCGCATACGCAGCCGCGTACTTCTTCGTGACCTCAAACCTGGCTGCCATCGACAGCTGCTCCTCAACCTCCACACCCCATCGTGGCCAGCCACACGTTCCCGGGGGAAAATACGTGAGGTACGGCCCCTACGTTCGCGGGGACTCCACATGAGTGTCGTCGCCCGGTCGTCAGCCCCGCACCTCATCTACTACGCTCCGTCGTAGGAGGAGAGATGACACGGCTCAAGCGCATGTTGTCCCGCATTTCGAAGAAGAATCTTCTTGTCGCCGCGGGCGTCTTCGTCGTCGGTTCGTTGATCGGCGTCGGGCTCTTCACGTTTGTCTACGCCAAGGGCATCTCCTACCTGGGTAACGACCCCGCCACGTGCGCGAACTGCCACGTGATGGAGGGGCACTACGACGCCTGGCTCGCCGGCAGCCACGCCAACGTGGCCACCTGCAACGACTGCCACGCGCCGCACGACAACATCGTCAGCAAGTACTACGTCAAGGCTGACAACGGGTTCTGGCACGGTCTGAAGTTCACGACCGGCCAGTACCCGGAGAACATCGAGATCCGTGATTCCAACCGGGCGGTGACGAACGAGGCCTGCCTCTACTGCCACTCCGAGTTCACCAGCGATATGCGCATGACAGCAGGCAGCGACCAGATCAGCTGCACCCGTTGCCACTCCGACGTCGGTCACAGGAAAAGGTGAGTAGACATGGCTGACCCCGAGGCCACCCAGACACAGCCCGAGGGCGACGACGCCCCCGCGAAGGCTCCCCGCAGCCAGCGGACACGCAGGATCGGCATCGTCGTCGCGGCGATCGCCCTGACGGCGGTCGCGACGGCCGGTATCACCGCGTTGCTGGCCAACATCATCGAGCGCCAGGGCGAGGCCAGCGACTCGTACACCAAGGTCGTCGACCTGGACGACACCATCGCCGACCCGGCGGTGTGGGGCCAGAACTTCCCGGCCCAGTACGAGGCGTTCCTGCGCACCAGCGAGATGACGGCGACCGTGCACGCCGGCTCCGTGCAGGAGGCCAGGACCCCCTCGGAGACCGACCCGCGCACCGTCATCTCCACCAGCCGGATCGAGGAGGATCCGCGGCTCGTGACCATGTGGGATGGCTACCCGTTCTCGGTGGACTACCGGCACGCGCGGGGCCACGCCTACATGCTCGAGGACCAGCGGTACACGCTGCGGGTGCAGAACTTCAAGCAGCCCGGCGCCTGCCTCAACTGCCACGCCTCCACCGTCACGATCATGGACGAGTTGGGCAACGGCGATCGTGACGCCGGCTTCGCCGCGATGAACAAGATGTCGTACGCGGACGCGAGCCAGCTCGCCGACCATCCCGTCTCGTGCATCGACTGCCACGACCCCCAGACGATGCAGCTGCGCATCACCCGCCCCGCGTTCGAGAAGGGCATCACCGCCCTCAAGAAGAGCGAGGGCGTGGAGGATTACGACGTCAACCGTGACGCCACCCGCCAGGAGATGCGCAGCTACGTGTGCGCCCAGTGCCACGTCGAGTACTACTTCGAGAAGGAGACCAAGGAGCTCACGTTCCCGTGGACCAAGGGCCTGAACATCGACGACATCTGGGACTACTACCTGGAGGACGGGCACAAGGACTTCACGCACGCCACGACCGGCGCGGAGATCGTCAAGGCCCAGCACCCCGAGTTCGACATCTGGAGCCAGGGCATCCACGCCGACAACGGCGTCAGCTGCACCGACTGCCACATGCCGTACGAGGCCGAGGGTGCCAGGAAGGTCACCAACCACCAGATCCAGTCGCCGATGCTGAACGTCAACGCCTCGTGCATGACGTGCCACCACTCGACCGAGGACGAGATGAAGAACCGGGTCGTCAAGATCCAGGACCAGTTCATCGCCTCCCGTGACGTGGCGTTCGACTCGCTCGTCCAGCTGATCGCCGACCTGGAGAAGGCCCAGACCGACGGGACGCCGGCGGCCGCGATCGACGCCGCCCGCGAGTTCCAGAACAAGGCCAGCTTCTACCTCGACTACGTGTACTCCGAGAACTCGTACGGCTTCCACGCGCCCGCCTACATCGAGCGGATCATCGCCGACTCGCTGGACGCGTCGCGGAAGGGGCAGCTCGTCCTGAAGGGCGTCGACCCGTCGACGTTCGCGCCGTCCGAGATCTCCCAGGCCAACAAGCAGAAGATCGAGGAACGTGAAGCCTGACGCGCCCGCAGCCGCGCCCGACCCCGAGGCCCTCGCGGAGTTCCTGAGGAACGCCCCCGAGGAGCTTCAGGAGTGGGCGGCCGCACAGCTCCCGCCGGAGGCCGGCGAGTCGGCACCCCCGGCAGAGCCGGTCGTCGAGCCCGTCGTCCTCACTGACGCCGACCTGGCGCTGGACGAGCTGGGCGAGGTCGACGACGAGCCCCGGCGCACGCCGAAGGTCCACACACCTCTGGACAAGGAGTCGACCCCCGTCGCCGCGCGGGCGGGCACGAGTCGCAGCCCACTCGCGCTGGTCCTCGGCGTCCTGCTGATCGCTGGCCTCGTCTACGGGGTCTTCCGCATCGGCCTGCCCGACGCGCCCGTCGATCAGGCCGGCGGCCAACCGACGGCGACGGCGTCGCCCGAGTCGGGGGCCGCGAGGATGGCGGAGCTGGAGGCCAAGCTGCTGAGCAGCCCCGACGACGTCGCCGTCAACCTCGAACTCGGCGTCCTCCACTTCAACGCCGGTGACGGCGAACGCGCCGAGGAACTCTGGAACCGGGTCACCGAGGTCGATCCCCGTAACCCGCAGGCCTGGTTCAACCTCGGCTTCATCCACCTCGCCCAGGACCCGCCGGACACCGAGGGTGCGCGGGCCGACTGGGACAAGGTGCTGGAGGTCGCGCCCGATTCCGACCTCGCCGCGACCGTCCGATCGCACCTCGACGCACTTGACGCCATGGGCACCCCGCCCCCGACGGAGGAGTAACGGCGATGCGAGAACTGGCCGCCTGGGTCTACCGGATCCTGCGTTCGAAGGCGCTGGGAGCGCTCGTGATCATCGCGATGGCGGTGCTGACGCTCCTGGGCACCCTCATCACGCAGGAGCCGGCCGGCTCGGCCGGCGACCCCACGACCCACGCGCAGTTCCTGGAGTCGATGCAGGCCCGCTACGGGGGCTGGACCCTCGTCCTCGACGTGCTGGGCATCTTCAACCTCTGGGCGTCGCCGCTGTTCCTCGGCGTCACGGTGTTGCTGGCGCTGTCGATCATCGCCTGCACGGCGCACCGTGTGCCGCAACTCTGGCGGCGGGCCACACAGCCGCGGATCCACGTCACGGGCAAGTTCTTCGACCGCGCCCAGTACCGCGCCTCGATGGTGCTGCCCCTGGCCCCGCAGGCCGCGCTCGACCATGTCGGGGGAGTGCTCGGCCGCAGCCTCTACCGGCGTCTGCCCGACGATCGTCTCGACGGCGGCGCCGTCGGCATGTACGCCGACCGGTTCCGCTGGGGCCCGTTCGGGACGGCGATCGCGCACGCCGCGATGGTCGTCATCCTCGCCGCGTTCGGCGTCTCCGCCTTCACGGGTTTCGAGGAGAACCTCGACATCTCCGTCGGCCACACCGTCGAGGTGGGCCACGGCACCGGGCTGTCCGTGACGGCCGTCTCCTTCAAGGACTCCTACGACGAGGACGGCAGGCCGAGCGACTACGTCAGCCACCTCGTCGTCGAGCGCGACGGACAGATCGTCGGCGAGCAGGATGTGCGGGTCAACGAGCCGCTGCGCGTCGACGGCACCGCTCTGCATCAGGCGTCCTTCGGGGTCGCCGCCGCCCTGCGCATCACCGATCCCGCGGGCTCTGTGCTGTTCGAGGGGCCGGTGCCGCTGAAGTGGCAGAGCAACGACGGCCGCTACGCGATCGGCAAGATCACGCCAGAGGGGGCCGGCATCGAGGTGCTGGTCGTCACGCCCGCCTCCGGGGCGATGGACGCCAACATCGCGCCGGGAAGCGCCGTCTTCGAGCTCTACGACATCGCGACCGATGCGAAGCTCGACGTCGTCCCCGTCGAGCAGGGCGAGGAGGCCGAGTCCGCGGGCATGCTGCTCACCTTCGAGCGTGAGCTCCGCTACACCGGCATCATCGCCCGCCAGGATCCCGGCGCCGCCTGGATGTGGGTCGGCTCCACGCTGCTCGTGCTCGGCATGTGCATGACGTTCATGGCGCGGCACCGTCGGCTCTGGGTGCGGGTGACCCCCGACGGCGACGGCTCGCTGGTGCAGATCGCGTCGGCCGAGAAGCTGGACACCACCTTCGAGCGGCACTTCCGCACGCTCATCGAGCGGATCGACGCGACCGCCCCCGGGGCGGAGACAACGCCCGCCGGGCCCTCCGCAGGCGGGACCACGCACGACAAGGAGCTGATCGATGCTTGAGATGGCCGAGTACCTGGTGACCGCGGCGACGGTGATCGTGCTGTTCGGCGTCGCGACGTGTTTCGCCGCCGTCACGCAGCGGCAGGGCGCCAAGGTGGAGACGCGGTCGAGGGCGCTGGTCGCCGTCGGTGACGGGCCCGCGGAGGCCGTGGCAGCCGGGGGCGGGGCGTCGCCGCAGCGACGCAGCTCGCTCGGATGGTGGGCGACCGCCTTCCAGATCGCGGCCGTCGTCCTGCTGACCGCCTACATCGTCGTGCGCATGACCTACACGGGCCACGGGCCGTTCTCCAATCAGCACGAGTTCGCCATCGCGTTCGCGTGGGGGATCCTGCTGGTCAACCTCTTCTTCGACGTGCGGTACCGGATCCGGCTCATCTCGCTGATCGTGTTGCTGGTGACCGGCGGCATGCTCGTCTACGCCATGTCGCTCGACACGAGCGTCAAACCGCTGATCCCCGCGCTGCAGAACAGCCTCATGCTGACGCTGCATGTGAGCTTCGCGGTCGTCGCCTATGGCGCGGCGTGCGTCTCGTTCGGTGCCGCGGTGCTCTATCTGCTGCAGCCGTCGATCCGGCGCGTGAAGCTGCCGCGCCTCGAGGTGCTCGACGACATCGGCTACCGGGCCGCCGTCATCACCTTCCCGCTGCTGACGATCATGATCGTGCTCGGCTCGGTGTGGGCCAACACGGCGTGGGGCCGGTACTGGGGCTGGGATCCGAAGGAGACCGCCGCGCTGGTCACGTGGCTCGTCTACGGCGCGTTCCTGCACGTGCGGGTGGTGCGGGACTGGCGGGGCCGCAAGGCCGCCTGGATGCTCGTCCTCGGCTTCATTACGGTGCTGTTCGCCTACTTCGGCAACCACATCTTCGGCGGCCTGCACTCCTATGCGTGAGCGGGGGAGCGCGCTGGGTGTCGTCGCCCTTGTCGCGCTGGTGGCCTTGGTGCTCGGCGCCGTCTACCTGGTGAAGGGCGCCCCGGCAGGAGCGGACGAGC
The DNA window shown above is from Tessaracoccus defluvii and carries:
- a CDS encoding DUF3073 domain-containing protein, whose amino-acid sequence is MGRGRAKAKQTKVARDLKYRPVSTDFASLERELRGDGLPDLDDVTDDSAEESDEYGGYADYSQYLDDDEDDERRSS
- a CDS encoding alpha/beta hydrolase; protein product: MPISIWAPDSELPGYEQLTIPLPDEPTYALEQSGTLVATLVRRNAPTGRRAVLYVHGWNDYFFQAHLADEMARLGYDFYALELRRYGRSLRPKQLAGYIAKLDDYFVELDLAVDLIRGEGHDDLVLMAHSTGGLISVLYANERPGTFTGMILNSPWLELQANPMLRSATQPMFSAAGAVAPTTAVPMGDNGIYHRAIDIDQDGEWVYNHNLKGDPAFLVRLGWLAAVLQGHARVAAGLDIDCPILVAISEVSDFRRRWDEALLGADTVLDVDRIAERTTALGNLVVLARIEGGLHDLVLSRPDVRAAVFDQYARFLRAYAT
- a CDS encoding integrase catalytic domain-containing protein — its product is MAARFEVTKKYAAAYAAAPKKGKSQILDQVVEVTGWNRDHARQQLVARLRQPPGRASATVAVIDRRRTKPRKYSYDALIVLQRVWAASGGSCGQYLAPAMTDWLDALETEGALIQGEDRYSAAVRSELEQMSAATIDRYLAPARAKDPIRGKTTTRPGTMLRNSISIRKAGDEVEAEPGFFEVDTVAHCGPTLKGEFARTVNFTDIHTGWVFTRAIRNNAAVHVLAAFDTFIEHVPFAVTGIDCDNGSEFINHDLVGWAGQRDVFFTRSRPYKKNDQATIESKNNHLVRRYGFYHRYDTKLELELLNQLWTLVCDRLNFFTPTKKPIGWSTDTVGRRKRLYDKPSSPYQRLLAAGVLNPTQQAELAARKANLRPADMAHRINLIQQELTRLAAGKTRRLQDQISWKAPDPAGLKTRAA
- the nrfH gene encoding cytochrome c nitrite reductase small subunit, whose translation is MTRLKRMLSRISKKNLLVAAGVFVVGSLIGVGLFTFVYAKGISYLGNDPATCANCHVMEGHYDAWLAGSHANVATCNDCHAPHDNIVSKYYVKADNGFWHGLKFTTGQYPENIEIRDSNRAVTNEACLYCHSEFTSDMRMTAGSDQISCTRCHSDVGHRKR
- a CDS encoding ammonia-forming cytochrome c nitrite reductase subunit c552; the protein is MADPEATQTQPEGDDAPAKAPRSQRTRRIGIVVAAIALTAVATAGITALLANIIERQGEASDSYTKVVDLDDTIADPAVWGQNFPAQYEAFLRTSEMTATVHAGSVQEARTPSETDPRTVISTSRIEEDPRLVTMWDGYPFSVDYRHARGHAYMLEDQRYTLRVQNFKQPGACLNCHASTVTIMDELGNGDRDAGFAAMNKMSYADASQLADHPVSCIDCHDPQTMQLRITRPAFEKGITALKKSEGVEDYDVNRDATRQEMRSYVCAQCHVEYYFEKETKELTFPWTKGLNIDDIWDYYLEDGHKDFTHATTGAEIVKAQHPEFDIWSQGIHADNGVSCTDCHMPYEAEGARKVTNHQIQSPMLNVNASCMTCHHSTEDEMKNRVVKIQDQFIASRDVAFDSLVQLIADLEKAQTDGTPAAAIDAAREFQNKASFYLDYVYSENSYGFHAPAYIERIIADSLDASRKGQLVLKGVDPSTFAPSEISQANKQKIEEREA
- a CDS encoding tetratricopeptide repeat protein, producing the protein MKPDAPAAAPDPEALAEFLRNAPEELQEWAAAQLPPEAGESAPPAEPVVEPVVLTDADLALDELGEVDDEPRRTPKVHTPLDKESTPVAARAGTSRSPLALVLGVLLIAGLVYGVFRIGLPDAPVDQAGGQPTATASPESGAARMAELEAKLLSSPDDVAVNLELGVLHFNAGDGERAEELWNRVTEVDPRNPQAWFNLGFIHLAQDPPDTEGARADWDKVLEVAPDSDLAATVRSHLDALDAMGTPPPTEE
- a CDS encoding cytochrome c biogenesis protein ResB, whose protein sequence is MRELAAWVYRILRSKALGALVIIAMAVLTLLGTLITQEPAGSAGDPTTHAQFLESMQARYGGWTLVLDVLGIFNLWASPLFLGVTVLLALSIIACTAHRVPQLWRRATQPRIHVTGKFFDRAQYRASMVLPLAPQAALDHVGGVLGRSLYRRLPDDRLDGGAVGMYADRFRWGPFGTAIAHAAMVVILAAFGVSAFTGFEENLDISVGHTVEVGHGTGLSVTAVSFKDSYDEDGRPSDYVSHLVVERDGQIVGEQDVRVNEPLRVDGTALHQASFGVAAALRITDPAGSVLFEGPVPLKWQSNDGRYAIGKITPEGAGIEVLVVTPASGAMDANIAPGSAVFELYDIATDAKLDVVPVEQGEEAESAGMLLTFERELRYTGIIARQDPGAAWMWVGSTLLVLGMCMTFMARHRRLWVRVTPDGDGSLVQIASAEKLDTTFERHFRTLIERIDATAPGAETTPAGPSAGGTTHDKELIDA
- the ccsB gene encoding c-type cytochrome biogenesis protein CcsB; the encoded protein is MLEMAEYLVTAATVIVLFGVATCFAAVTQRQGAKVETRSRALVAVGDGPAEAVAAGGGASPQRRSSLGWWATAFQIAAVVLLTAYIVVRMTYTGHGPFSNQHEFAIAFAWGILLVNLFFDVRYRIRLISLIVLLVTGGMLVYAMSLDTSVKPLIPALQNSLMLTLHVSFAVVAYGAACVSFGAAVLYLLQPSIRRVKLPRLEVLDDIGYRAAVITFPLLTIMIVLGSVWANTAWGRYWGWDPKETAALVTWLVYGAFLHVRVVRDWRGRKAAWMLVLGFITVLFAYFGNHIFGGLHSYA